From a single Nicotiana tabacum cultivar K326 chromosome 8, ASM71507v2, whole genome shotgun sequence genomic region:
- the LOC107831548 gene encoding SUMO-activating enzyme subunit 1B-1-like: MGKECEELTEQETAIYDRQIRVWGVDAQRRLSKSHIFVSGLKGTVVEFCKNIVLAGVGSLTLNDDRFVTEELLSANFLVPSDQNVTRGKSLAELCCESPKDFNPMVSVSVNLPLIFLGDLASFDVEFFQKFDAVVISCCSLLTKKSVNAKCRKLPRRVAFYHVECRDSCGEIFVDLQNYSYSKKKNEETIECQLHYPSFEEATEVPWRSLPKRMSKLYFAMRVIERFEVLEKRNPRDTSADDLPNVLKLRKELCEAQCINESQIPDSLLERLLASKHEFPPVCAIVGGVLVQEVIKAISGKGDPLKNFFFFDATDGKVIIEDISNVNS, translated from the exons GTTGAGCAAATCTCATATATTTGTCAGTGGACTGAAAGGGACTGTTGTTGAG TTTTGCAAGAATATTGTCTTGGCCGGAGTAGGTAGTTTGACGCTAAATGATGATCGATTTGTAACAGAAGAGTTGCTGTCTGCTAATTTCTTAGTTCCTTCTGATCAAAATGTAACCCGGGGGAAATCACTTGCTGAGCTTTGTTGTGAATCACCGAAAGATTTCAACCCCATGGTTTCTGTTTCT GTTAATCTGCCACTGATATTTTTAGGTGACCTGGCCAGCTTCGATGTTGAATTCTTTCAGAAGTTCGATGCTGTTGTCATCAGTTGTTGCTCCCTATTGACAAAA AAATCAGTCAATGCAAAGTGTCGCAAGTTGCCAAGGCGTGTCGCATTTTACCATGTAGAATGCCGAGATTCCTGCGGTGAGATATTTGTTGACTTGCAGAATTACAGCTATTCCAAG aaaaagaatgaagaAACAATTGAATGCCAACTACACTATCCGAGTTTTGAG GAAGCCACTGAAGTACCGTGGAGATCTCTACCCAAGAGAATGTCAAAGCTATACTTTGCCATGAGAG TCATTGAGAGGTTTGAAGTACTTGAAAAGCGGAATCCTAGAGATACTTCTGCGGATGACCTTCCGAATGTTCTGAAATTGAGGAAGGAACTATGTGAGGCGCAG TGCATAAATGAATCTCAGATCCCGGATTCTCTACTAGAAAGGTTGTTAGCATCTAAACATGAATTTCCTCCAGTTTGTGCCATTGTGGGAGGAGTCCTTGTACAG GAGGTTATTAAAGCAATATCTGGAAAAGGAGATCCCCTTAAaaactttttcttctttgatgCCACAGACGGTAAGGTGATAATAGAGGACATATCAAATGTCAACAGCTGA